The Syntrophaceae bacterium genomic interval GAGCGGACAAATCACGGAAGAGATGAAGATCTGCGCCGAGGTGGAGGGGGTCGATCCCGAAATCCTCAGGAGCGGCATGGAAGAGGGGACGATCGTGGTGGTGCGAAACGCCTTCCACAAGGGAATCAAGCCCCTGGCGATCGGCAGGGGCCTGCGGACGAAGATCAACGCCAACATCGGCACGTCGAAGGACCGGGCGGACGTGGCGGCGGAGCTGGAAAAGGTCCGGATCTGCGTGGAGGCCGGGGCGGACACGGTCATGGACCTTTCCACCGGCGGGGACATCCGGGTGATACGGAAAGCCATCCTGGAGGCGTCGCCGCTGGCCATCGGGACCGTTCCCATCTACCAGGCCGCCGCCCGGATGCTGGAGCAGGGGAAGTCCTTCGTCGACATGAGCGGGGAGGACCTGTTCGAGGCCATCGAGGAAAACGGCCGGGACGGCGTTGACTTCATCACCGTCCACTGCGGCGTAACGCGGCGCAGCGTCGCATCTGTCGAGGCCCAGGGGCGGCTGCTCGGCATCGTCAGCCGGGGCGGATCGCTGACGGCCCACTGGATGGAGATGAACGGGCTGGAAAATCCTCTCTTCGAGCATTATGATCGGCTCGTCGAGATCGCCGGGCGCTACGACATGGTGCTCAGCCTGGGCGACGGCCTGCGTCCGGGCTGCCTGGCCGATGCAACGGATCGCGGACAGATCCAGGAACTGGTTCTCCTGGGAGAACTGGCGAAAAGGGCCCGCGACCGGGGCGTACAGGTCATGATCGAGGGGCCTGGCCATGTGCCGATCCAGGACATCGTGGCGAACATTCAACTCCAGAAGCGGCTCTGCAACGGTGCACCTTTCTATGTGCTGGGTCCGTTGCCGACGGACATCGCGCCGGGTTACGATCACCTGACATCGGCCATCGGCGGGGCCATCGCCGGAGCCGCGGGAGCGGATTTCCTCTGCTATGTGACTCCGTCCGAGCATCTGCGGCTTCCGACCCTCGAGGACGTCCGGGAAGGAATCATGGCCTCCCGCATTGCGGCCCATATCGCGGACCTTGCCAAGGGGCTCCCCGGCTCCTGGGAGAAGGATCGGAGCATGGCGAGGTACCGCAGGGAACTGAACTGGGAAGGACAGATCGGCGCCTCCATCGATCCGGACAAGAGCAGGGCCATGCTGGAAACGAGCCGGAGTGCCGATGAGGAAGGCTGCACCATGTGTGGTGAATTCTGCGCCGTCCGGATGGGCAGGGCAGGGAAGATCCATCGGGAGGAATCATGAAGGAAGGATCGATATGGTTCATCATCGCCGGCATGATCGTCACCGCCTCGGTTCTCATCCTGGCCGCGGCGGAGTCGTTCCTAGATCTTCTGCTGGGTGTGGTGCCGCTTGTTTTCGTGGTCGTCTTTGGCGCGACATATTGGGTCGGCCGCAGGCGCCGCCGCCAGGGGCTCAATCCCCTGTCGGAAGACCTGCCGGACACGGATGAATGAAGAGCCCCGGGAGGAAAAAGACCGGCTGAGAACCGTCGCCCTGGCCATTGCGAAAAGACTGAAGGAGGCGGGATTCGAAACCTTTTTCGTGGGCGGCTGCGTCCGCGACCTCCTGCTCGGAACGGAACCGGAAGACATCGACATCGTCACCTCCGCAACGCCGGA includes:
- the thiC gene encoding phosphomethylpyrimidine synthase ThiC encodes the protein MTQLEAARSGQITEEMKICAEVEGVDPEILRSGMEEGTIVVVRNAFHKGIKPLAIGRGLRTKINANIGTSKDRADVAAELEKVRICVEAGADTVMDLSTGGDIRVIRKAILEASPLAIGTVPIYQAAARMLEQGKSFVDMSGEDLFEAIEENGRDGVDFITVHCGVTRRSVASVEAQGRLLGIVSRGGSLTAHWMEMNGLENPLFEHYDRLVEIAGRYDMVLSLGDGLRPGCLADATDRGQIQELVLLGELAKRARDRGVQVMIEGPGHVPIQDIVANIQLQKRLCNGAPFYVLGPLPTDIAPGYDHLTSAIGGAIAGAAGADFLCYVTPSEHLRLPTLEDVREGIMASRIAAHIADLAKGLPGSWEKDRSMARYRRELNWEGQIGASIDPDKSRAMLETSRSADEEGCTMCGEFCAVRMGRAGKIHREES